A region from the Hippoglossus hippoglossus isolate fHipHip1 chromosome 18, fHipHip1.pri, whole genome shotgun sequence genome encodes:
- the camta2 gene encoding calmodulin-binding transcription activator 1 isoform X6 — MSGERLQAPGCHNETRPRVSISGAGGAELQQPVDRLREADATVRGELAAVRCVRIIPHGLVTMSNKDMVSTETENKVQRKVFLPNKLLECLPRSSTLPNERLRWNTNEEIASYLITFDRHDEWLSCSLKTRPKNGSIILYNRKKVKYRKDGYCWKKRKDGKTTREDHMKLKVQGMECLYGCYVHSSIVPTFHRRCYWLLQNPDIVLVHYLNVPSLEDSGKCSPLLCAVADRHDSVRWSRDDLLNQLKPMFHSMKCSLGSGDFSIEELVQHILDRQRTKPQPRTHTCLCNTAQVSPGVNIPHRCNSTKHRIISPKLPPSSCRPSPSPLCCEGGEAAGGGGGGEAKLPHLQAQSSPASSPCPASTSASSPPQPHRATITMSNHSNSFYGDRSSNLTTVALPQNAVIVMATAIAGGRGGHGGDGVRGDEAGQRRSLSLTRSGQLLLSPTLPPSEGTPTCPSPPSSCLPAPSSLPPPTVQAPGVATLSLTLLPSPVIGSMLLTPSSSSTSLRSPPPPAAATPPSPPSSPSPPPLPPSLPPAFDPDSFLNSPKQGQTYGGPPHPSSTPSPVLCASSSPLSPPSLALSLSPTSTPPSSVSPPSSLSSLSFSSSDADKRDSALPLPSFSSSSSSPPSSSLPPSLSLSPTSSVAPPLLPLCLELDALGQSEGGRGEEEVGGDEEGVKDSRDDDDDDESRAPPTKLALLQPSHASSGSLLQQQTGSSAASLLLVCQDSAAPRTQPANQAQRQANGQHSLVLRQPYSHQSAAEAPPPAQISHQPLVLQQSSLFAKTKAVSSPAAVAMVPAHLATSQIQVKEESRRGYNSEDACMDTPLEEEAGPCEQAGEELDISFDSQFPDLISDLITEEANPVTAHPPTAVTPNPAVFAAGVRYMVPPQPSPSSSFLPFPHPLPSPSSTRLASITDFSPEWSYPEGGVKVLITGPWSELLGRYSCVFDQSTVPASLIQPGVLRCYCPAHEAGLVCLQVLESGGSVSSSVLFEYRARNASSLPSSQLDWLSLDDNQFRMSILERLEQMERRMAEMAARDNNQQQQQQQQQQQHSNQLATPPPPTLPEEQEQSSQWFERRIVGVCERMMRVGRWGRWGGGGGGGGGGEGEGERLHHSVRHRGMTLLHLAAAQGYTHLIHTLIRWRSVNSDSLDLEQEVDPLNVDHFSCSPLMWACALGHQRAAELLYSWNSLALGIPDSLGRLPLAVARSRGHTRLATALEELHTQRTLSHNTPRDTHMSEADTPATPQPLSPLSTSPDTGLSSSSSLPSPSDPSSTSPSSAYSSGPAPMDTSPSSPSSSFSPSSSLPVSPPSAPSPLLSSLPPVSMWGEEPNAGFHETMSEPIDATGLNPGGSRDSSLYLMDYESASPGHTHIYTHAHAHTAGGRRVHTAARLEEHLLSYSENAENEGEEEEYLEEEVLQVDMATLAEQIIEATPERIKLEDFPRGAESPLRERRDNPAIQDTWLATYLDTVDTHTHSPPRRVCPPSPLSALALQRLRPPSSAAWAEFLNASANGKMERDFALLTLTDGEQRELYEAARIIQNAFRRYKGRRLKEQQDMAAAVIQRCYRKYKQVCVCVCVCVCVCIFV; from the exons gagaTCGCTTCTTACCTGATTACATTTGACAGACATGACGAGTGGCTCTCCTGCAGCCTGAAAACCAG GCCGAAGAACGGCAGCATCATCCTGTACAACAGGAAGAAGGTGAAGTACAGGAAGGATGGATACTGCTGGAAGAAAAGGAAGGATGGGAAGACGACAAGAGAGGACCACATGAAGCTCAAGGTCCAGGGCATGGAG TGCCTGTATGGCTGCTACGTCCATTCCTCCATCGTACCGACATTCCACAGACGATGCTACTGGCTGCTGCAG aaccCAGACATTGTGCTGGTGCACTACCTGAATGTGCCTTCCCTGGAGGATTCTGGGAAATGCAGTCCGCTGCTGTGTGCAGTGGCCGACCGCCACGACAGCGTGAGGTGGAGCCGAGATGATCTGCTGAACCAGCTGAAGCCCATGT ttCACAGTATGAAGTGTTCTCTGGGCTCAGGTGATTTCAGCATCGAGGAGTTGGTTCAACACATCCTGGACCGACAGAGAACCAAACCCCAGCCtcgcacacacacctgtctgtgtAACACGGCCCAAG tgtcTCCAGGTGTGAACATTCCTCACCGCTGTAACAGCACCAAGCACCGCATCATCTCCCCCAAAttgcccccctcctcctgcagaccctccccctcccccctctgctgtgaggggggggaggcagccgggggaggagggggaggagaagccaagctgcctcacctccaGGCTCAGAGCAGCCCAGCCTCTTCTCCCTGCCCCGCCTCCAC CTCGGCCTCGTCGCCCCCTCAGCCCCACAGAGCCACCATCACCATGAGCAACCACAGCAACAGCTTCTACGGCGACCGGAGCAGCAACCTGACGACGGTGGCGCTGCCCCAGAATGCTGTcattgtcatggcaacagccATCgctggaggaagaggggggCATGGAGGGGACGGGGTCAGAGGGGACGAGGCGGGACAGAGGAGGAGTCTGTCACTCACCCGTTCGGGGCAGTTGCTGCtctcccccaccctccccccttCTGAAGGCACGCCCACctgcccctcccctccttcctcctgcttaccagctccctcctccctcccccctcccaccGTACAGGCGCCAGGTGTCGCCaccctctccctcaccctcctcccgTCTCCTGTTATCGGAAGCATGCTCCTCaccccctcgtcctcctctacctcactccgctcccctccccctcctgccGCCGccactcctccttctcccccctcctccccttcacCACCTCCACTTCCCCCATCCCTTCCCCCCGCCTTTGACCCCGACTCCTTCCTAAACTCCCCCAAACAGGGTCAGACATATGGTggccctcctcacccctcctccactccctcccCTGTCCTctgcgcctcctcctcccctctctcccctccctcactcgcgctctccctctcccccacctcaacccctccctcctccgtctcccctccctcctcgctctcctctctctccttctcctcctctgatgcGGACAAGCGAGACTCTGcactccccctcccctccttctcctcttcatcttcctctccaccttcgtcctccctccccccctccctctccctgtctcccacctcctctgtggccccgcccctcctccccctctgcctgGAGCTTGATGCTCTGGGGCAgtctgagggagggaggggggaggaggaggtggggggcgATGAAGAGGGGGTGAAGGACAGTAGGgacgatgacgacgatgatgaaAGCAGAGCTCCTCCCACCAAACTGGCgctgctgcag CCGAGCCACGCCTCCTCCGGTTCGTTGCTACAGCAACAGACAGGAAGTAGCGCTGCGTCACTGCTCCTGGTTTGTCAAGACTCGGCAGCCCCTCGTACCCAGCCAGCCAATCAGGCGCAAAGACAAGCTAATGGACAGCATTCATTGGTTCTGAGACAGCCCTACAGTCACCAGTCTGCAGCTGAAGCCCCGCCCCCGGCGCAGATATCCCATCAGCCCCTGGTGCTGCAGCAGTCGTCATTGTTTGCTAAAACTAAGGCGGTGTCTTCTCCGGCTGCTGTCGCCATGGTTCCAGCTCACCTGGCAACTTCTCAGATtcaggtgaaggaggagagcaggCGGGGCTACAACTCGGAGGACGCCTGCATGGACACTcccctggaggaggaggcggggcccTGCGAACAGGCAGGGGAGGAGCTTGACATCTCCTTCGACAGCCAGTTTCCTGACCTGATCTCTGACCTCATCACAGAGGAGGCCAATCCCGTCACAGCTCACCCCCCCACCGCCGTCACACCAAACCCAGCTGTGTTTGCGGCAGGGGTACGATACATGGTGCCCCCCCAGCCCTCTCCCTCCTCGTCCTTCCTCCCCTTCCCTCACCCGCtaccctccccctcctccacccgcCTGGCCTCGATCACCGACTTCTCCCCAGAGTGGTCCTACCCCGAG ggggGTGTGAAGGTGTTGATAACGGGTCCGTGGAGCGAACTGTTGGGTCGATACTCGTGTGTTTTCGATCAGAGCACCGTCCCTGCATCACTGATCCAGCCTGGAGTACTGCGCTGCTACTGCCccg CCCACGAGGCTGGTTTGGTTTGTCTGCAGGTTCTGGAGTCTGGAGGTTCCGTTTCTTCGTCTGTTCTGTTCGAGTACCGAGCGAGGAACGCCAGCTCCCTGCCCAGCTCGCAGCTCGACTGGCTCTCATTGGACG ATAATCAGTTCAGGATGTCCATCCTGGAGCGTCTGGAGCAGATGGAGCGTAGGATGGCAGAGATGGCCGCCCGTGATaacaaccagcagcagcagcaacaacaacaacaacaacagcacagcAACCAGCTGGCAACGCCCCCTCCACCAACCCTACCTGAGGAGCAGGAACAG tcctCTCAGTGGTTTGAGAGGAGGATTGTGGGAGTTTGTGAACGAATGATGAGGGTCGGACGATGGGGAcgatggggaggaggaggaggaggaggaggaggaggagaaggagaaggagagaggctTCATCACTCAGTCCGTCACCGTGGGATGACACTGCTCCACCTGGCTGCTGCACAGGGATACACACACCTGATCCACACTCTGATCCGCtggag GAGCGTGAACAGTGACAGTTTAGACTTGGAACAGGAAGTTGATCCTCTCAACGTCGACCACTTCTCCTGCAGCCCGCTG ATGTGGGCGTGTGCTCTGGGCCACCAGAGGGCAGCGGAGCTCCTCTACAGCTGGAACAGTCTGGCTCTGGGGATCCCTGATTCGCTGGGACGTCTGCCACTTGCTGTCGCTCGCTCCCGAGGACATACCCGACTCGCCACGGcgctggaggagctgcacacacagcGCACACTCTCTCACAACACGCCCAGGGACACACACATGTCTGAAGCAGACACACCGGCCACGCCACAGccactgtctcctctgtccaCGAGCCCagacacag GTCTGAGCTCGTCCAGCAGCCTCCCCTCTCCCAGtgacccctcctccacctccccgaGCTCTGCCTACTCGAGTGGCCCCGCCCCCATGGACacctccccatcctccccttcttcttctttctccccctcctcctcgctgcctgtctcccctccctctgccccctcccccctgctgtcctcacttcctcctgtGTCCATGTGGGGGGAAGAGCCCAACGCTGGATTCCATGAAACCATGTCTGAGCCGATTGATGCCACAGGTCTGAACCCCGGAGGTTCCAGAGACTCTTCTCTTTACCTTATGGACTATGAGAGCGCCTCCCCCGGCCACAcgcacatttacacacatgcacacgcccACACGGCAGGCGGGCGGCGAGTGCACACTGCGGCGAGGCTGGAGGAGCACCTGTTGAGCTACAGCGAGAATGCCGAGAACGAAGGCGAGGAGGAAGAgtacctggaggaggaggtgctgcag GTTGACATGGCAACACTGGCAGAACAAATCATTGAGGCGACGCCTGAGCGAATCAAGCTAGAGGACTTCCCCAGAGGGGCGGAGTCACCGCTCAGAGAGAGACGGGACAACCCCGCCATACAGGACACCTGGTTGGCTACTTACCTGGACacagttgacacacacacacactcccctcccAG gcgggtGTGCCCCCCCTCACCTCTAAGTGCACTGGCCCTCCAGAGGCTccgccccccctcctctgcagcaTGGGCGGAGTTCCTGAACGCCTCAGCCAAtgggaagatggagagagacttTGCCCTGCTGACGCTGACGGACGGGGAGCAGAGGGAGCTGTACGAGGCCGCCAGGATCATCCAGAACGCCTTCAGGAGATACAAG GGTCGGAGGTTAAAAGAACAGCAGGACATGGCTGCAGCCGTCATCCAGAGATGCTACAGGAAGTacaaacaggtgtgtgt
- the camta2 gene encoding calmodulin-binding transcription activator 1 isoform X5, with product MSGERLQAPGCHNETRPRVSISGAGGAELQQPVDRLREADATVRGELAAVRCVRIIPHGLVTMSNKDMVSTETENKVQRKVFLPNKLLECLPRSSTLPNERLRWNTNEEIASYLITFDRHDEWLSCSLKTRPKNGSIILYNRKKVKYRKDGYCWKKRKDGKTTREDHMKLKVQGMECLYGCYVHSSIVPTFHRRCYWLLQNPDIVLVHYLNVPSLEDSGKCSPLLCAVADRHDSVRWSRDDLLNQLKPMFHSMKCSLGSGDFSIEELVQHILDRQRTKPQPRTHTCLCNTAQVSPGVNIPHRCNSTKHRIISPKLPPSSCRPSPSPLCCEGGEAAGGGGGGEAKLPHLQAQSSPASSPCPASTSASSPPQPHRATITMSNHSNSFYGDRSSNLTTVALPQNAVIVMATAIAGGRGGHGGDGVRGDEAGQRRSLSLTRSGQLLLSPTLPPSEGTPTCPSPPSSCLPAPSSLPPPTVQAPGVATLSLTLLPSPVIGSMLLTPSSSSTSLRSPPPPAAATPPSPPSSPSPPPLPPSLPPAFDPDSFLNSPKQGQTYGGPPHPSSTPSPVLCASSSPLSPPSLALSLSPTSTPPSSVSPPSSLSSLSFSSSDADKRDSALPLPSFSSSSSSPPSSSLPPSLSLSPTSSVAPPLLPLCLELDALGQSEGGRGEEEVGGDEEGVKDSRDDDDDDESRAPPTKLALLQPSHASSGSLLQQQTGSSAASLLLVCQDSAAPRTQPANQAQRQANGQHSLVLRQPYSHQSAAEAPPPAQISHQPLVLQQSSLFAKTKAVSSPAAVAMVPAHLATSQIQVKEESRRGYNSEDACMDTPLEEEAGPCEQAGEELDISFDSQFPDLISDLITEEANPVTAHPPTAVTPNPAVFAAGVRYMVPPQPSPSSSFLPFPHPLPSPSSTRLASITDFSPEWSYPEGGVKVLITGPWSELLGRYSCVFDQSTVPASLIQPGVLRCYCPAHEAGLVCLQVLESGGSVSSSVLFEYRARNASSLPSSQLDWLSLDDNQFRMSILERLEQMERRMAEMAARDNNQQQQQQQQQQQHSNQLATPPPPTLPEEQEQSSQWFERRIVGVCERMMRVGRWGRWGGGGGGGGGGEGEGERLHHSVRHRGMTLLHLAAAQGYTHLIHTLIRWRSVNSDSLDLEQEVDPLNVDHFSCSPLMWACALGHQRAAELLYSWNSLALGIPDSLGRLPLAVARSRGHTRLATALEELHTQRTLSHNTPRDTHMSEADTPATPQPLSPLSTSPDTGLSSSSSLPSPSDPSSTSPSSAYSSGPAPMDTSPSSPSSSFSPSSSLPVSPPSAPSPLLSSLPPVSMWGEEPNAGFHETMSEPIDATGLNPGGSRDSSLYLMDYESASPGHTHIYTHAHAHTAGGRRVHTAARLEEHLLSYSENAENEGEEEEYLEEEVLQVDMATLAEQIIEATPERIKLEDFPRGAESPLRERRDNPAIQDTWLATYLDTVDTHTHSPPRRVCPPSPLSALALQRLRPPSSAAWAEFLNASANGKMERDFALLTLTDGEQRELYEAARIIQNAFRRYKGRRLKEQQDMAAAVIQRCYRKYKQLTWIALKVKVCVCVCVCVCVCIFV from the exons gagaTCGCTTCTTACCTGATTACATTTGACAGACATGACGAGTGGCTCTCCTGCAGCCTGAAAACCAG GCCGAAGAACGGCAGCATCATCCTGTACAACAGGAAGAAGGTGAAGTACAGGAAGGATGGATACTGCTGGAAGAAAAGGAAGGATGGGAAGACGACAAGAGAGGACCACATGAAGCTCAAGGTCCAGGGCATGGAG TGCCTGTATGGCTGCTACGTCCATTCCTCCATCGTACCGACATTCCACAGACGATGCTACTGGCTGCTGCAG aaccCAGACATTGTGCTGGTGCACTACCTGAATGTGCCTTCCCTGGAGGATTCTGGGAAATGCAGTCCGCTGCTGTGTGCAGTGGCCGACCGCCACGACAGCGTGAGGTGGAGCCGAGATGATCTGCTGAACCAGCTGAAGCCCATGT ttCACAGTATGAAGTGTTCTCTGGGCTCAGGTGATTTCAGCATCGAGGAGTTGGTTCAACACATCCTGGACCGACAGAGAACCAAACCCCAGCCtcgcacacacacctgtctgtgtAACACGGCCCAAG tgtcTCCAGGTGTGAACATTCCTCACCGCTGTAACAGCACCAAGCACCGCATCATCTCCCCCAAAttgcccccctcctcctgcagaccctccccctcccccctctgctgtgaggggggggaggcagccgggggaggagggggaggagaagccaagctgcctcacctccaGGCTCAGAGCAGCCCAGCCTCTTCTCCCTGCCCCGCCTCCAC CTCGGCCTCGTCGCCCCCTCAGCCCCACAGAGCCACCATCACCATGAGCAACCACAGCAACAGCTTCTACGGCGACCGGAGCAGCAACCTGACGACGGTGGCGCTGCCCCAGAATGCTGTcattgtcatggcaacagccATCgctggaggaagaggggggCATGGAGGGGACGGGGTCAGAGGGGACGAGGCGGGACAGAGGAGGAGTCTGTCACTCACCCGTTCGGGGCAGTTGCTGCtctcccccaccctccccccttCTGAAGGCACGCCCACctgcccctcccctccttcctcctgcttaccagctccctcctccctcccccctcccaccGTACAGGCGCCAGGTGTCGCCaccctctccctcaccctcctcccgTCTCCTGTTATCGGAAGCATGCTCCTCaccccctcgtcctcctctacctcactccgctcccctccccctcctgccGCCGccactcctccttctcccccctcctccccttcacCACCTCCACTTCCCCCATCCCTTCCCCCCGCCTTTGACCCCGACTCCTTCCTAAACTCCCCCAAACAGGGTCAGACATATGGTggccctcctcacccctcctccactccctcccCTGTCCTctgcgcctcctcctcccctctctcccctccctcactcgcgctctccctctcccccacctcaacccctccctcctccgtctcccctccctcctcgctctcctctctctccttctcctcctctgatgcGGACAAGCGAGACTCTGcactccccctcccctccttctcctcttcatcttcctctccaccttcgtcctccctccccccctccctctccctgtctcccacctcctctgtggccccgcccctcctccccctctgcctgGAGCTTGATGCTCTGGGGCAgtctgagggagggaggggggaggaggaggtggggggcgATGAAGAGGGGGTGAAGGACAGTAGGgacgatgacgacgatgatgaaAGCAGAGCTCCTCCCACCAAACTGGCgctgctgcag CCGAGCCACGCCTCCTCCGGTTCGTTGCTACAGCAACAGACAGGAAGTAGCGCTGCGTCACTGCTCCTGGTTTGTCAAGACTCGGCAGCCCCTCGTACCCAGCCAGCCAATCAGGCGCAAAGACAAGCTAATGGACAGCATTCATTGGTTCTGAGACAGCCCTACAGTCACCAGTCTGCAGCTGAAGCCCCGCCCCCGGCGCAGATATCCCATCAGCCCCTGGTGCTGCAGCAGTCGTCATTGTTTGCTAAAACTAAGGCGGTGTCTTCTCCGGCTGCTGTCGCCATGGTTCCAGCTCACCTGGCAACTTCTCAGATtcaggtgaaggaggagagcaggCGGGGCTACAACTCGGAGGACGCCTGCATGGACACTcccctggaggaggaggcggggcccTGCGAACAGGCAGGGGAGGAGCTTGACATCTCCTTCGACAGCCAGTTTCCTGACCTGATCTCTGACCTCATCACAGAGGAGGCCAATCCCGTCACAGCTCACCCCCCCACCGCCGTCACACCAAACCCAGCTGTGTTTGCGGCAGGGGTACGATACATGGTGCCCCCCCAGCCCTCTCCCTCCTCGTCCTTCCTCCCCTTCCCTCACCCGCtaccctccccctcctccacccgcCTGGCCTCGATCACCGACTTCTCCCCAGAGTGGTCCTACCCCGAG ggggGTGTGAAGGTGTTGATAACGGGTCCGTGGAGCGAACTGTTGGGTCGATACTCGTGTGTTTTCGATCAGAGCACCGTCCCTGCATCACTGATCCAGCCTGGAGTACTGCGCTGCTACTGCCccg CCCACGAGGCTGGTTTGGTTTGTCTGCAGGTTCTGGAGTCTGGAGGTTCCGTTTCTTCGTCTGTTCTGTTCGAGTACCGAGCGAGGAACGCCAGCTCCCTGCCCAGCTCGCAGCTCGACTGGCTCTCATTGGACG ATAATCAGTTCAGGATGTCCATCCTGGAGCGTCTGGAGCAGATGGAGCGTAGGATGGCAGAGATGGCCGCCCGTGATaacaaccagcagcagcagcaacaacaacaacaacaacagcacagcAACCAGCTGGCAACGCCCCCTCCACCAACCCTACCTGAGGAGCAGGAACAG tcctCTCAGTGGTTTGAGAGGAGGATTGTGGGAGTTTGTGAACGAATGATGAGGGTCGGACGATGGGGAcgatggggaggaggaggaggaggaggaggaggaggagaaggagaaggagagaggctTCATCACTCAGTCCGTCACCGTGGGATGACACTGCTCCACCTGGCTGCTGCACAGGGATACACACACCTGATCCACACTCTGATCCGCtggag GAGCGTGAACAGTGACAGTTTAGACTTGGAACAGGAAGTTGATCCTCTCAACGTCGACCACTTCTCCTGCAGCCCGCTG ATGTGGGCGTGTGCTCTGGGCCACCAGAGGGCAGCGGAGCTCCTCTACAGCTGGAACAGTCTGGCTCTGGGGATCCCTGATTCGCTGGGACGTCTGCCACTTGCTGTCGCTCGCTCCCGAGGACATACCCGACTCGCCACGGcgctggaggagctgcacacacagcGCACACTCTCTCACAACACGCCCAGGGACACACACATGTCTGAAGCAGACACACCGGCCACGCCACAGccactgtctcctctgtccaCGAGCCCagacacag GTCTGAGCTCGTCCAGCAGCCTCCCCTCTCCCAGtgacccctcctccacctccccgaGCTCTGCCTACTCGAGTGGCCCCGCCCCCATGGACacctccccatcctccccttcttcttctttctccccctcctcctcgctgcctgtctcccctccctctgccccctcccccctgctgtcctcacttcctcctgtGTCCATGTGGGGGGAAGAGCCCAACGCTGGATTCCATGAAACCATGTCTGAGCCGATTGATGCCACAGGTCTGAACCCCGGAGGTTCCAGAGACTCTTCTCTTTACCTTATGGACTATGAGAGCGCCTCCCCCGGCCACAcgcacatttacacacatgcacacgcccACACGGCAGGCGGGCGGCGAGTGCACACTGCGGCGAGGCTGGAGGAGCACCTGTTGAGCTACAGCGAGAATGCCGAGAACGAAGGCGAGGAGGAAGAgtacctggaggaggaggtgctgcag GTTGACATGGCAACACTGGCAGAACAAATCATTGAGGCGACGCCTGAGCGAATCAAGCTAGAGGACTTCCCCAGAGGGGCGGAGTCACCGCTCAGAGAGAGACGGGACAACCCCGCCATACAGGACACCTGGTTGGCTACTTACCTGGACacagttgacacacacacacactcccctcccAG gcgggtGTGCCCCCCCTCACCTCTAAGTGCACTGGCCCTCCAGAGGCTccgccccccctcctctgcagcaTGGGCGGAGTTCCTGAACGCCTCAGCCAAtgggaagatggagagagacttTGCCCTGCTGACGCTGACGGACGGGGAGCAGAGGGAGCTGTACGAGGCCGCCAGGATCATCCAGAACGCCTTCAGGAGATACAAG GGTCGGAGGTTAAAAGAACAGCAGGACATGGCTGCAGCCGTCATCCAGAGATGCTACAGGAAGTacaaacag